The nucleotide sequence CCGCCACCACCCAGTCCGCCAGGTCCCGCGCGTTCAAGTCGTGATGACTCGGCGACACCAGGACCTCACCGGCCCGCTGGTCGAGCCCGTACTGGATCAGCTTGGACACGGCCCAGTCGTAATCTTCCCGCGAACAGATAACGAACTTGACCTGATCGTTGGGCGTCAGCAGTTCGATGTTCTCGTAGCGGTTACGATGCGCTTCCTTGGATCCTGGGGTTTTCAGGTCGACGACACGACTGACCCGAGGGTCGACGGCCGAGATATCCAGCGCGCCACTGGTCTCCAGCGAAACCTCATAACCGGCATCACACAACTGCTTGAGCAAGGGAATGGCATTGGGTTGTGCCAGTGGCTCGCCGCCCGTGACACAGACGTAGCGCGGGCGATAGCCGGCCACTTGCTCGAGGATATCGTCGAGGGTTCGCAGGGTGCCGCCGCTGAAGGCGTAGGCACTGTCGCAGTATTGGCAACGCAATGGGCAACCGGTGAGGCGCACAAATACCGTGGGCAGCCCGGCCGTTCGCGTTTCACCCTGCAACGAGTAAAAAACTTCGGTGATTCTCAATGTGTCTTGCATAGTCGCCACGGGCGTAACAGCTAAACAGGCCGTCCGCCTCCGTCAGGCACTTCAAGGAACCCCGCCATCGCGCAGGCCCCAAAAAGCGTGTTTCAGAAAAAGGGCGTGAATTCTAACGAAAAAACCCGCGACAGGCGCGGGTTTCTTCATTACAGGGTCAAACCGGCTTACATGCGCTGCAGATCGCGCTGGGCCAACTGGGCGGCGGAGGTACCCGGGTATTGGGACACCACCTGCTGCAGGATGCCCTTGACCTTGTCGGTGTGACCCAGGCGGCGCTCTACATCAGCCAGCTTGTACAGCGAATCCGGCACCTTGGCGTGCTTGGGATACAGCTGGGAAACCTTGGCGAATGCCTGGCCGGCACCCTGCAGGTCGCCCTTGGCCAGGTTCACTTCACCCAACCAGTATTGGGCATTGCCCGCGTACTGGCTGTTTGGGTATTTACGCAGGAAAGCGGCAAAGGCCTGGCTGGCCTTGTCGAAATCCTTGGCCTTGATCAGGTCGAAGGCAGCATCGTAATAGAGCTTTTCCTTCGCCGGATCAGCCGGCTCGCCACTGGCGGCAGGTGCTGGAGCGCTTGCCCCTGCCCCCGCGCCTGCGGCAGCACCGGGGGCGTTCAAGTCGCCACCGGCAGGAGAATTCTCAGGAGTCGCGGCAGGTGCGGCACCGCTTCCTATGCGCCGATCAAGATCCTGGTAACGTTCCAGGTTTTCCTGCTTCATGCGCGATACTTCGTTTTGCAGAACTTCAATCGCGCCTTGTTGGCGTGAAAGCTGATCCTGCATTTGCTGCAGTTGGTTGAACAGCTCGCCCTGTGCCGAGACAGGGGCCGAAACCCCTCCCCCGGCATAGGCGCCGTTCGTACCGTAACCTGCAGGCGGATAACTGCTTCCGCTATTGTTATAGCCGGCATCGTTATCGACCACAGGAACCGCAGCCCACACCGCAAGCGGTGCGAGACTGAGAGCCAGAACAGTTACAGCACGACGGCACGTTCGCATGACGAATCAGTTCTTACGCAGTTCGACGCGACGGTTTTGAGCCCAGGACGACTCGTCGTTGCCGGTAGCAACTGGACGCTCTTCGCCGTAGGAAACCAGTTCCAGCTGAGCTGGGGAAACACCTTGCAGTACCAGGTAGCGTTGAACGGCTTTCGCACGACGCTCGCCCAGTGCCATGTTGTACTCACGAGTACCACGTTCGTCGGTGTTGCCTTCCAGAACAACGCGAGCGCCGTTTGCTTTCAGGTCTTTGGCGTGAACGTCCAGAGCGCGCATGGCTTCTGGCTTCAGGTCCGAGCTGTCGTATTCGAAGTAGAAGGTGGTGATTGCGCGCAGAGCAGCTTCTTCGCTCATGGAGCCGTCAACTGCACCGGTGTTAGCGCCGTAACCAGCGTTTGGATCAACAGCGCCTTCACCGGCGTTGTCGCCGCCTTTGGACGAGCAACCTACAGCTACAGCCATGGCCAGAGCCAGCGCAGCAAATTTACCAAACTTCAGCATTTCCATCGTGAAACTCCTAATGAACCCCAGTGTGTTAAGTAAAACGTATAGCGCCGCGTCAGTTCAGGTAAGGGGACCAGGACGGTTCTCTGACTTCGCCTTGAGCGGTAGGAAGCGGGAGCCTCACGCGTCCATTAATGGACACGAGCATCAAGACTCCCCGGCCCTGCTGGCGGGTGGCGTAGATTACCATGGTGCCGTTGGGCGCAACAGTAGGTGACTCGTCCAGAGTGCTATCAGTGAGGATTTTTACGCTGCCGCGCTGCATATCCTGGGCTGCCACCTTGAAATTGGTGAAACCGTCCTGGCGATGGATCATCACCAGGGTCTTCTCGTCCGCCGACAGTTTAGGGTTGGCGTTGTAGTTACCGATGAAAGTCACGCGTTCGGCACCGCCGCCACCAGCACTGGTCTTGTAGATCTGCGGCTTGCCACCACGGTCGGAGGTGAAGTAGATGGTCGAGCCATCCTTGCCCCAGAACGGTTCGGTGTTGATGCCCGGGCCGTTGGTGACACGGGAGATCGAACGCGAGGCCAGGTTCATTACATAGATGTCCGGGTTACCGTCCTTGGACAGTACGAACGCCAGGCGGTTACCGTCCGGCGACCAGGCTGGCGCGCCGTTCAGGCCTTCGAAGTTGGTGATCTGCTCGCGGCGACCGGTGTCGATATGCTGCACGAAGATGCGCGGACGCTTCTGCTCGAACGACACATAGGCGATGCGCTTGCCATCGGGGGCGAAACGCGGCGACAGGATCGGCTCGCGCGATTGCAGCAGGGTGACCGCGCGGGCGCCGTCGTAGTCGGAGCGCTGCAGGGTGTAGCGGGTGTTTTTCTCGGAGAAGCGTTCGGCCGTCACGTAGAGCATGCGGGTGGAGAACGCCCCCTTGATGCCGGTGAGTTTCTCGAACGACTGGTCGGAGATGTAGTGCGCCATGTCACGCAGTTGGTCGGTGCTGCCCGACACGCTGCCGGTCAGCACTTGCTGCTCGGTGGCGACGTTGAACAGGGCGTATTGCACCTGCAGGCGGCCGCCGGCCGGAACGATGCTGCCAACCATGATGTACTGGGCGCCCAGGGCTTTCCAGTCACGGTAGATGACTTCGCTGGCCTGGGTGGGCAGGCTGATCATGTTCTGCTTCGGAATCGGCGCGTAGTAACCCGAGTTGCGCAGGTCATTGCCGATGATTTCGGCCATGTCGTCCGGCAGGACGCTACCGCCCTGCCAGCCGAACGGTACGACGGCGATCGGGGTCGCCCGGTCGCTGCCGCTGGTGACCAGAATGTTCTTTTCCTCTGCTACCGCTATCCCTGCCAGGCAGCAGATAACGACAAGCATTGATCGAAGAAGGTTTCTCACAAGGCTAGATCCTCAGGTGTGAATGTCATCTTGAATGAACGATAGGGAGCGAAATCGCTCGACTTCATTCCTTGCATTTCCGTCAATCGTCCAATGTTCTTGACCGCTGCAACTGCCGAAGCATCGAAAGGTCCGTCACCGCTGGACTTGGCCACGCTAACCGAGGCCACCGTGCCGTCCGGCAACATGCCGATCTGCAATACGACCGTCATGCCTTGGCGCGCCGAAGGCGGACGAGCCCAGCCCTCTGCCGCCCGGGCCCGAATCAGGTCGTCGAAGCTACCGGCGACTTCATCGCCCTGCTCATCAGCCAAGGCCTGCTGGCGCTCCGGCTTATCGGAAAGCAGGTCTGCCAATGCCTGGGCCTTCTTCTCTTCGGCAGATTTACGCGCTGCGTCCTGGGCCTTTTTCTTGGCGGCGTCGGCGGCGGCTTTCTTCTTCGCGTCTTCGGCGACTTTCTTTTTCGCCTCGTCAGCTTCGGCTTTCTTCTTGGCGTCTTCGGCCGCTTTCTTCTTGGCGTCCTCGACAATCTTCTTCTTGGCCTCTTCGGCGGCCTCTTTCTTGGCCTCTTCCTCAGCGGCTTTCTTGGCTTCCTCTTCGGCTTTCTTCTTGGCTATATCAGCCAATTGTTTCTCTTCTGCCTTCTTGGCCTCGGCTTTTTTCGCCTCATCGGCTTTCTTGGCCTCGTCAGCCTTTTTCGCCTCGTCGGCCTTCTTCGCTTCCTCGGCCTTTTGAGCGGCTTCCTCTTTCTTTTGTTCCGCGGCCTTTATCTCTTCCTGCTCGACCTTCTTCTGCTCCATCTGCTCGACTTCAGTCTGCCGCGCAGCGGATTTCTTTGCCTCACCGGCAAGCTTCTGGTTGGTCTGCGTGGTGGCCTGACTCTTCGACTTGAGCTGGTACAGGGTCGCTTGCACGATCGGTTTGGCCGGCGGCAGCTCCGGCGTCATGGCAAAACTGACGAACAACATGCCGAACACCAGCACGTGCAGGCCGATTGCCAGGACACTGGGCCAGAAGTAGCTTTCCGAGGCGGACGGCTCTCGCTGTTGCTGCATCAGGGGGCCTCGGTGATCAAGCCAACATTACCGACCCCGGCTTTCTGCAGACCGCCCATCGCGCCCATCACGGCACCGTAGTCGACGGTCTTGTCACCGCGAATGAAGACCTGGGTGCGCTTGCCGGCGTCATTGCCGACACGAATGATCTTGGTCACCGCATCGGTCATCTGGGGCAGGGTCATGGCCCGGTCCTGCTGCTTCTCGGTGTCGACTTCGCTGCCAAGGTTCCAGTAATAGGTCTTGTCAGCCTTGATCGAAATGGTCAGGACCTGGGTGTTGTTGTCCTGCGGCAAGGCTTCGCTGGAAACCTTGGGCAGATCGACCTTCACGCCCTGATTGAGCATCGGCGCGGTCACCATGAAGATGACCAGCAGCACCAGCATCACGTCGATGTAGGGCACCACGTTCATCTCGGCAACCGGCTTGCGCTTGTTTCGGGCTCGAGCGATTAAAGCCATCGGGAAATACCTGCTTATTCTTCGCTGGTGTGCACTTTGCGGTGCAGGATCGCCTGGAATTCATCGGCGAAGGTGTAGTAACGGCCGATCAGCGTTTCGCTGCGGGCAGCGAAGCGGTTGTAGGCGATAACGGCCGGGATGGCCGCGAACAGGCCAATGGCGGTGGCGACCAGGGCCTCGGCGATGCCCGGGGCCACGGTAGCCAGGGTCGCTTGCTGGGCGGAGGCCAGGCCACGAAAGGAGTTCATGA is from Pseudomonas sp. B21-056 and encodes:
- the queE gene encoding 7-carboxy-7-deazaguanine synthase QueE, whose product is MQDTLRITEVFYSLQGETRTAGLPTVFVRLTGCPLRCQYCDSAYAFSGGTLRTLDDILEQVAGYRPRYVCVTGGEPLAQPNAIPLLKQLCDAGYEVSLETSGALDISAVDPRVSRVVDLKTPGSKEAHRNRYENIELLTPNDQVKFVICSREDYDWAVSKLIQYGLDQRAGEVLVSPSHHDLNARDLADWVVADNLPVRLQLQLHKYLWNDEPGR
- the ybgF gene encoding tol-pal system protein YbgF, which codes for MRTCRRAVTVLALSLAPLAVWAAVPVVDNDAGYNNSGSSYPPAGYGTNGAYAGGGVSAPVSAQGELFNQLQQMQDQLSRQQGAIEVLQNEVSRMKQENLERYQDLDRRIGSGAAPAATPENSPAGGDLNAPGAAAGAGAGASAPAPAASGEPADPAKEKLYYDAAFDLIKAKDFDKASQAFAAFLRKYPNSQYAGNAQYWLGEVNLAKGDLQGAGQAFAKVSQLYPKHAKVPDSLYKLADVERRLGHTDKVKGILQQVVSQYPGTSAAQLAQRDLQRM
- the pal gene encoding peptidoglycan-associated lipoprotein Pal, which codes for MEMLKFGKFAALALAMAVAVGCSSKGGDNAGEGAVDPNAGYGANTGAVDGSMSEEAALRAITTFYFEYDSSDLKPEAMRALDVHAKDLKANGARVVLEGNTDERGTREYNMALGERRAKAVQRYLVLQGVSPAQLELVSYGEERPVATGNDESSWAQNRRVELRKN
- the tolB gene encoding Tol-Pal system beta propeller repeat protein TolB gives rise to the protein MRNLLRSMLVVICCLAGIAVAEEKNILVTSGSDRATPIAVVPFGWQGGSVLPDDMAEIIGNDLRNSGYYAPIPKQNMISLPTQASEVIYRDWKALGAQYIMVGSIVPAGGRLQVQYALFNVATEQQVLTGSVSGSTDQLRDMAHYISDQSFEKLTGIKGAFSTRMLYVTAERFSEKNTRYTLQRSDYDGARAVTLLQSREPILSPRFAPDGKRIAYVSFEQKRPRIFVQHIDTGRREQITNFEGLNGAPAWSPDGNRLAFVLSKDGNPDIYVMNLASRSISRVTNGPGINTEPFWGKDGSTIYFTSDRGGKPQIYKTSAGGGGAERVTFIGNYNANPKLSADEKTLVMIHRQDGFTNFKVAAQDMQRGSVKILTDSTLDESPTVAPNGTMVIYATRQQGRGVLMLVSINGRVRLPLPTAQGEVREPSWSPYLN
- the tolA gene encoding cell envelope integrity protein TolA gives rise to the protein MQQQREPSASESYFWPSVLAIGLHVLVFGMLFVSFAMTPELPPAKPIVQATLYQLKSKSQATTQTNQKLAGEAKKSAARQTEVEQMEQKKVEQEEIKAAEQKKEEAAQKAEEAKKADEAKKADEAKKADEAKKAEAKKAEEKQLADIAKKKAEEEAKKAAEEEAKKEAAEEAKKKIVEDAKKKAAEDAKKKAEADEAKKKVAEDAKKKAAADAAKKKAQDAARKSAEEKKAQALADLLSDKPERQQALADEQGDEVAGSFDDLIRARAAEGWARPPSARQGMTVVLQIGMLPDGTVASVSVAKSSGDGPFDASAVAAVKNIGRLTEMQGMKSSDFAPYRSFKMTFTPEDLAL
- the tolR gene encoding protein TolR — its product is MARARNKRKPVAEMNVVPYIDVMLVLLVIFMVTAPMLNQGVKVDLPKVSSEALPQDNNTQVLTISIKADKTYYWNLGSEVDTEKQQDRAMTLPQMTDAVTKIIRVGNDAGKRTQVFIRGDKTVDYGAVMGAMGGLQKAGVGNVGLITEAP